In Helianthus annuus cultivar XRQ/B chromosome 9, HanXRQr2.0-SUNRISE, whole genome shotgun sequence, the following are encoded in one genomic region:
- the LOC110876686 gene encoding glutathione S-transferase T2-like: MDPSWGSSQFTFSGFQQSPNAFSQMSQLQRMQQYQALQQFMQRGSVQLDQFQSQPPTSQPQPSVQLDNDDEVVPESPPKELKRKKGGRPEPDTAKKAVREQRRERNNQTGSSFWKACTDRFNELMGQGPARDLDPVSGKWRKMNKCVNDFIGIYNPLYINRPSGSSGEDVLNLAMARWESKKPPFPHLRAWNILKKEPKWAPVPNEVATAKRTKTSESGSYSAGGSTARCQIDINDEPEYDEDVVPAHEIERPGGRDKAKKEAAGKRKGAGSSGGGGSGGGGGKASSKMDELISEFRSFKDFAAEKYSHKKNVSADYARAEDFRIMRLDLDSVRDDEREVYRRMKEEVKKKWTS; encoded by the exons ATGGATCCTTCGTGGGGGTCTTCACAATTtacgttttcgggtttccaacaaTCTCCTAACGCCTTCTCCCAAATGTCCCAACTTCAACGAATGCAACAATACCAAGCACTCCAACAATTCATGCAACGCGGCTCGGTTCAACTTGATCAATTCCAATCGCAACCGCCAACTTCCCAACCGCAACCCTCGGTTCAACTTGACAATGATGATGAAGTCGTCCCCGAATCGCCACCTAAAGAACTCAAGCGCAAAAAAGGGGGAAGGCCCGAACCCGACACCGCAAAAAAAGCGGTTCGAGAGCAAAGGCGAGAAC ggaACAATCAAACGGGTTCTAGTTTTTGGAAGGCATGTACGGATAGATTTAACGAGCTTATGGGGCAAGGCCCGGCCCGTGATCTCGATCCCGTATCGGGCAAGTGGCGGAAAATGAACAAGTGCGTGAATGATTTTATCGGGATTTATAACCCACTTTACATCAATCGTCCTAGTGGGAGTAGTGGCGAGGACGTTCTTAACCTTGCGATGGCTAGATGGGAATCAAAAAAACCGCCTTTCCCGCACCTCCGAGCATGGAACATTTTAAAGAAAGAACCTAAATGGGCGCCGGTTCCAAATGAGGTCGCAACCGCCAAACGGACTAAAACTTCCGAGTCCGGAAGTTATAGTGCGGGAGGCTCCACCGCTCGTTGTCAAATCGACATAAACGACGAACCGGAATATGACGAGGATGTGGTGCCCGCTCACGAGATCGAACGTCCCGGCGGAAGGGACAAAGCAAAAAAAGAGGCGGCCGGAAAGCGCAAAGGGGCCGGCTCGAGTGGAGGGGGCGGCTCGGGTGGAGGTGGCGGGAAGGCGTCTTCGAAAATGGACGAGTTGATTTCCGAATTCCGTTCGTTTAAAGACTTTGCGGCCGAAAAATATAGTCACAAGAAAAACGTGTCGGCCGACTATGCTCGAGCGGAGGATTTTAGGATAATGAGGTTGGATCTCGACTCGGTTCGGGATGATGAACGAGAGGTGTATCGGAGGATGAAGGAAGAGGTGAAGAAAAAATGGACGTcgtag